The Desulfococcus multivorans DNA window ATCGAAAGGGACTTTACCGTACTATTAGAGACGAACGGAACGCAGGATATCAGCCGGATCGACGACCGATGTATCCGGATCGTCGACGTCAAATGTCCCACTAGCGGCGAGGCCGACAAAAACGATCTCGACAACTTCGATCGTCTATCGTCGCACGACGAAATCAAATTCGTCATTGGAAACCGGGAGGATTACGAATTTGCAAGGACGATTGCCGGTAGGCTTTCGGGCCGGCCCAACCCGGTACACTTCTCGCCGGTCTTCGGTCGGCTTGCACCGGACCAAATGGCGGCATGGATACTGGAGGACCGCCTCAATGTCCGTCTCCAACCGCAACTCCACAAAATCATCTGGAACCCCGAACAGCG harbors:
- a CDS encoding radical SAM protein; protein product: MTLTVNEIFFSIQGESSFAGRPCVFIRLTGCNLRCAYCDTRYAYYDGVALDIPDILQRVADYQCPLVEVTGGEPLIQAETPLLIGELIERDFTVLLETNGTQDISRIDDRCIRIVDVKCPTSGEADKNDLDNFDRLSSHDEIKFVIGNREDYEFARTIAGRLSGRPNPVHFSPVFGRLAPDQMAAWILEDRLNVRLQPQLHKIIWNPEQRGV